In Streptomyces thermolilacinus SPC6, a single genomic region encodes these proteins:
- a CDS encoding type II toxin-antitoxin system RelE family toxin encodes MKYAFRFTAAAQRQLRAISRPDAMRILAALTALGDDPYREDADVKKLSGPSGLYRLRVGSYRVAYQVNDGELVILVVKVGDRRDVYRNL; translated from the coding sequence GTGAAGTACGCCTTCCGGTTCACCGCGGCGGCGCAGCGGCAGCTCCGGGCCATCAGCCGCCCCGACGCCATGCGCATCCTGGCCGCGCTGACCGCACTCGGTGACGACCCCTACCGCGAGGACGCCGACGTCAAGAAGCTCAGCGGCCCCTCCGGGCTCTACCGGCTCAGGGTCGGCAGCTACCGGGTCGCCTACCAGGTCAACGATGGCGAGCTCGTCATCCTCGTCGTCAAGGTAGGCGACCGGCGGGACGTGTACCGCAACCTGTAG
- a CDS encoding PaaX family transcriptional regulator C-terminal domain-containing protein — MNAPTSDPVAADEPDGRPEIPTRLLVHALVREDGTVDAGELYTVAELLGMTGQQVRLCVKRLVDEGRFTQEGRGRRATLRAVADVTGSLAPDAAYVRHACRQDAGLAPWDGTWHLFAFAIPETRRSARDALRERLLHLGAAPVQSGLYVTANPVTGLVRAEAGRLGVLDALTCLSSGDLRIGDITAPRALAAALWPLEEVASRHTRLAAFAERCLERLARGPEMPEAERLTTFVELAAHFTAAMTPDPLLPPELLPQPWPGTRARDLTAACLRRLRTGRPAGDAPAPRLFALYADALEPAAAEGPSDRAPQWSGGRARTADTVSDTGRVPPDQRHGTAGRRSSNQGEVCPT; from the coding sequence GTGAACGCCCCTACCAGCGACCCGGTCGCGGCGGACGAGCCGGACGGCAGGCCGGAGATCCCCACGCGGCTCCTGGTGCACGCCCTGGTCCGCGAGGACGGCACCGTCGACGCCGGTGAGCTCTACACCGTCGCCGAGCTCCTCGGCATGACGGGCCAGCAGGTCCGGCTGTGCGTCAAACGCCTCGTCGACGAGGGGCGCTTCACCCAGGAGGGCCGCGGCCGCCGCGCCACCCTCCGCGCCGTCGCCGACGTCACGGGGTCCCTGGCGCCCGACGCCGCGTACGTACGCCACGCCTGCCGGCAGGACGCGGGACTCGCCCCGTGGGACGGCACCTGGCACCTGTTCGCCTTCGCCATCCCCGAGACCCGCCGCTCCGCCCGCGACGCGCTGCGCGAGCGCCTGCTGCACCTCGGCGCGGCGCCCGTCCAGAGCGGCCTGTACGTCACCGCCAACCCCGTCACCGGACTCGTCCGCGCCGAGGCCGGCCGCCTCGGCGTCCTGGACGCGCTCACCTGCCTGAGCAGTGGCGACCTGCGGATCGGGGACATCACCGCACCGCGCGCCCTGGCGGCCGCCCTGTGGCCCCTGGAGGAGGTCGCCTCCCGGCACACCCGCCTGGCGGCCTTCGCCGAGAGGTGCCTGGAGCGGCTCGCGCGGGGGCCGGAGATGCCGGAGGCGGAACGGCTGACCACCTTCGTGGAACTCGCCGCGCACTTCACCGCGGCGATGACCCCCGACCCGCTCCTGCCGCCCGAGCTCCTGCCCCAGCCGTGGCCCGGCACCCGCGCCCGCGACCTGACCGCCGCGTGCCTGCGCCGCCTCCGCACCGGACGGCCGGCCGGCGACGCCCCCGCCCCGCGGCTCTTCGCACTGTACGCGGACGCCCTGGAGCCGGCGGCGGCTGAGGGCCCCTCAGACCGGGCGCCGCAGTGGTCTGGGGGTCGCGCGCGGACGGCTGATACGGTTTCGGACACCGGTCGTGTGCCGCCTGACCAGCGGCACGGCACTGCCGGGCGACGTTCATCGAACCAGGGGGAAGTGTGTCCGACGTGA
- a CDS encoding FtsB family cell division protein has protein sequence MGQDRDRFSTATRLRLLGEQTAARVYRSQNRRQARRSRLTGRAAFLALVVCTMVVALAYPMRQYVSQRAEIAEQERLAEEAAARVERLRDEKARLQDDAYVKRLARQHLHYVMPGETAYIMNDPEAERQHRTDQGGTGRPWYSNVWDGVDRADQRAP, from the coding sequence ATGGGCCAGGACCGGGACCGGTTCTCGACCGCGACGAGGCTGCGGCTGCTCGGCGAGCAGACCGCCGCCCGCGTCTACCGCTCCCAGAACCGCCGCCAGGCGCGCCGCTCCCGGCTCACCGGCCGGGCCGCGTTCCTCGCCCTCGTCGTGTGCACGATGGTCGTCGCCCTCGCGTACCCGATGCGGCAGTACGTGTCGCAGCGCGCCGAGATCGCCGAGCAGGAGCGGCTCGCCGAGGAGGCCGCCGCCCGCGTCGAACGGCTCCGCGACGAGAAGGCCCGCCTCCAGGACGACGCCTACGTCAAGCGGCTCGCCCGCCAGCACCTCCACTACGTGATGCCCGGCGAGACGGCGTACATCATGAACGACCCCGAGGCGGAGCGGCAGCACCGCACCGACCAGGGCGGCACCGGCCGGCCCTGGTACTCGAACGTCTGGGACGGCGTGGACCGCGCCGACCAGCGCGCCCCGTAG
- a CDS encoding type II toxin-antitoxin system Phd/YefM family antitoxin translates to MTENTVTVREARAHLADHINRAEEGVPTVITRNGVPVAAVVPISDFEALEEAADVMLAREAEAVLAEGGATVTMAELLADLFTEQDGEAA, encoded by the coding sequence ATGACCGAGAACACCGTGACCGTCCGGGAAGCGCGCGCCCACCTCGCCGATCACATCAACCGCGCCGAAGAGGGCGTCCCGACCGTCATCACGCGCAACGGCGTCCCCGTGGCGGCCGTGGTGCCGATCTCGGACTTCGAGGCACTGGAGGAGGCCGCCGACGTGATGCTGGCGCGCGAGGCCGAAGCCGTGCTCGCCGAGGGCGGCGCCACCGTGACGATGGCGGAACTGCTGGCGGACCTGTTCACTGAGCAGGACGGCGAGGCGGCGTGA
- the eno gene encoding phosphopyruvate hydratase — protein sequence MPSIDVVVAREILDSRGNPTVEVEVGLDDGSTGRAAVPSGASTGAFEALELRDGDKDRYLGKGVEKAVLAVIEQIGPELVGYDATEQRLIDQAMFDLDATPDKSSLGANAILGVSLAVAHAASEASDLPLFRYLGGPNAHLLPVPMMNILNGGSHADSNVDIQEFMIAPIGAESFSEALRWGTEVYHTLKKVLKEKGLSTGLGDEGGFAPNLDSNRAALDLILEAVKQAGYTPGRDIALALDVAASEFYKDGAYEFEGKSRTAAEMTEYYEELVASYPLVSIEDPLFEDDWDGWKTITEKLGTKVQLVGDDLFVTNPERLARGIEEGAANALLVKVNQIGSLTETLDAVELAQRNGFKCMMSHRSGETEDVTIADLAVATNCGQIKTGAPARSERVAKYNQLLRIEEILDDAAVYAGRSAFPRFRPAND from the coding sequence GTGCCGTCCATCGACGTCGTCGTAGCCCGGGAAATCCTGGACTCCCGAGGCAACCCCACGGTCGAGGTCGAGGTCGGCCTCGACGACGGCAGCACCGGCCGTGCTGCCGTCCCCTCCGGTGCCTCCACCGGTGCGTTCGAGGCCCTCGAGCTCCGCGACGGTGACAAGGACCGCTACCTCGGCAAGGGTGTCGAGAAGGCCGTGCTCGCCGTCATCGAGCAGATCGGCCCGGAGCTCGTCGGCTACGACGCCACCGAGCAGCGGCTGATCGACCAGGCGATGTTCGACCTGGACGCCACCCCGGACAAGTCCTCGCTCGGCGCCAACGCCATCCTCGGCGTCTCCCTCGCCGTGGCGCACGCCGCCTCCGAGGCGTCCGACCTGCCGCTGTTCCGCTACCTGGGCGGCCCGAACGCGCACCTGCTGCCGGTGCCGATGATGAACATCCTGAACGGCGGCTCGCACGCCGACTCCAACGTGGACATCCAGGAGTTCATGATCGCCCCGATCGGCGCGGAGTCCTTCTCCGAGGCCCTGCGCTGGGGCACCGAGGTCTACCACACCCTCAAGAAGGTGCTGAAGGAGAAGGGCCTGTCCACCGGCCTCGGCGACGAGGGCGGCTTCGCCCCGAACCTGGACTCCAACCGCGCCGCGCTCGACCTCATCCTGGAGGCCGTCAAGCAGGCCGGTTACACCCCCGGCCGGGACATCGCGCTCGCCCTGGACGTCGCCGCGTCCGAGTTCTACAAGGACGGCGCGTACGAGTTCGAGGGCAAGTCCCGCACGGCCGCCGAGATGACCGAGTACTACGAGGAGCTCGTCGCCTCGTACCCGCTCGTCTCCATCGAGGACCCGCTGTTCGAGGACGACTGGGACGGCTGGAAGACCATCACCGAGAAGCTCGGCACGAAGGTCCAGCTCGTCGGCGACGACCTGTTCGTCACCAACCCGGAGCGCCTGGCCCGCGGCATCGAGGAGGGCGCCGCGAACGCCCTGCTCGTCAAGGTCAACCAGATCGGCTCCCTCACGGAGACCCTGGACGCCGTCGAGCTGGCCCAGCGCAACGGCTTCAAGTGCATGATGTCCCACCGCTCCGGCGAGACCGAGGACGTCACCATCGCCGACCTGGCCGTCGCCACCAACTGCGGCCAGATCAAGACCGGCGCCCCGGCCCGCTCCGAGCGCGTCGCCAAGTACAACCAGCTGCTGCGCATCGAGGAGATCCTCGACGACGCCGCCGTGTACGCGGGCCGCAGCGCGTTCCCGCGGTTCCGCCCGGCGAACGACTGA
- a CDS encoding Ppx/GppA phosphatase family protein translates to MTRVAAIDCGTNSIRLLVADIDPEAGTLVDLDRRMTIVRLGQGVDRTGRLAPEALERTFAACREYAAAIKELGAERVRFVATSASRDAENREDFVRGVMDILGVEPEVITGDQEAEFSFTGATKELRGSDEYLVVDIGGGSTEFVVGTGHVEAARSVDIGCVRLTERHVRHDPPTEDEVAAIRADVRAAIALAEETVPVREARTLVGLAGSVTTVAALALRLGEYDSAAIHRSRIPYERVAEVSARLRSLTHDERAAFPVIHPGRVDVIVAGALVLEEIMTHVAAQEVVVSEHDILDGIAWSLA, encoded by the coding sequence GTGACCAGGGTCGCGGCCATCGACTGCGGTACGAACTCCATCCGCCTGCTCGTGGCGGACATCGACCCCGAGGCGGGGACCCTCGTGGACCTGGACCGGCGGATGACGATCGTCCGCCTGGGCCAGGGCGTGGACCGCACGGGGCGGCTCGCCCCGGAGGCGCTGGAGCGCACGTTCGCCGCGTGCCGCGAGTACGCCGCCGCCATCAAGGAGCTGGGCGCCGAGCGGGTCCGGTTCGTGGCGACGTCCGCGTCCCGCGACGCCGAGAACCGCGAGGACTTCGTGCGGGGCGTGATGGACATCCTGGGCGTGGAGCCGGAGGTCATCACCGGCGACCAGGAGGCCGAGTTCTCCTTCACGGGCGCGACGAAGGAGCTGCGGGGCAGCGACGAGTACCTGGTGGTGGACATCGGCGGCGGCTCGACGGAGTTCGTCGTCGGCACCGGGCACGTCGAGGCGGCCCGCTCGGTGGACATCGGCTGCGTACGGCTGACGGAGCGCCATGTGCGCCACGACCCGCCGACCGAGGACGAGGTGGCCGCGATCCGCGCCGACGTGCGCGCGGCGATCGCCCTGGCCGAGGAGACCGTCCCGGTCCGCGAGGCCCGCACGCTGGTCGGCCTCGCCGGCTCGGTCACCACGGTCGCGGCCCTGGCGCTTCGCCTCGGGGAGTACGACTCCGCGGCGATCCACCGCTCCCGCATCCCGTACGAGCGGGTGGCGGAGGTGTCGGCGCGGCTCCGCTCGCTGACCCACGACGAACGCGCCGCCTTCCCGGTCATCCACCCGGGCCGCGTGGACGTCATCGTGGCGGGCGCGCTGGTCCTGGAGGAGATCATGACCCATGTGGCGGCGCAGGAGGTCGTGGTCAGCGAACACGACATCCTCGACGGCATCGCCTGGTCCCTGGCCTGA
- a CDS encoding DUF501 domain-containing protein, whose amino-acid sequence METPPPQTERTEPTEADVAAFQEQLGRPPRGLRAIAHRCPCGEPDVVETAPRLPDGTPFPTTYYLTCPRANSAIGTLEANGVMKEMTERLAADPELAAAYRAAHEDYIARRDAIEVLAGFPSAGGMPDRVKCLHVLVAHSLVAGPGVNPLGDEALAMLPEWWAKGPCVSVERGADHAGEAGE is encoded by the coding sequence ATGGAAACGCCCCCTCCGCAGACCGAACGCACCGAGCCGACCGAGGCCGATGTCGCGGCCTTCCAGGAACAGCTCGGCCGCCCGCCGCGCGGCCTGCGGGCCATCGCGCACCGCTGCCCGTGCGGTGAGCCCGACGTGGTGGAGACCGCGCCCCGGCTCCCCGACGGCACGCCCTTCCCGACGACGTACTACCTCACGTGCCCCCGCGCGAACTCCGCGATCGGCACGCTGGAGGCGAACGGCGTCATGAAGGAGATGACCGAGCGCCTCGCCGCCGACCCGGAGCTGGCCGCCGCCTACCGCGCCGCGCACGAGGACTACATCGCCCGCCGCGACGCCATCGAGGTCCTCGCCGGGTTCCCCAGCGCGGGCGGCATGCCCGACCGCGTGAAGTGCCTGCACGTGCTGGTCGCCCACTCGCTGGTCGCCGGGCCGGGTGTGAACCCGCTGGGCGACGAGGCGCTGGCGATGCTGCCGGAGTGGTGGGCGAAGGGCCCGTGCGTGAGCGTGGAGCGCGGCGCGGACCACGCGGGGGAGGCGGGCGAGTGA
- a CDS encoding cold-shock protein has product MTPDDVYDGHVREWHSEEGWGVLVTPGLPDDVWAHYSAVEAEGFRALTAGEAVTFTAERAEQDQFRWRAVRVWPSGPEPLPGDGGGTGGPGYSSGLDITFDT; this is encoded by the coding sequence GTGACGCCTGACGACGTGTACGACGGACACGTGCGGGAGTGGCACAGCGAGGAGGGCTGGGGCGTCCTGGTGACGCCCGGCCTCCCGGACGACGTGTGGGCGCACTACTCGGCCGTCGAGGCCGAGGGGTTCCGCGCGCTGACCGCCGGGGAGGCCGTCACCTTCACGGCGGAGCGGGCCGAGCAGGACCAGTTCCGCTGGAGGGCTGTGCGCGTCTGGCCGTCCGGGCCGGAGCCGCTGCCGGGGGACGGCGGGGGCACCGGGGGTCCGGGCTACTCGTCCGGCCTCGACATCACCTTCGACACCTGA
- a CDS encoding GNAT family N-acetyltransferase codes for METAKRGHPTAVRRGVPRGEEARVAALYWEAFGRKLAPALNPPETGRRFIADHLRHDRGVTALVGGRVVGVAGYRLGDRALTGGGARDVLSAYGPLRGLPRLAVLALFERTPAEGELVMDGIAVDAAHRGRGIGGLLLEEIAAVAADHGCRRVRLDVIDVNPRARALYERYGFTAVRTERTPYLRGPLGFGAVTTMHRPVTSADASGKGRTR; via the coding sequence ATGGAGACGGCGAAGCGCGGTCACCCGACGGCGGTGCGCAGAGGGGTGCCCCGGGGCGAGGAGGCGCGGGTGGCGGCGCTGTACTGGGAGGCCTTCGGGCGAAAGCTCGCGCCCGCGCTGAACCCGCCGGAGACGGGGCGCCGGTTCATCGCGGACCACCTGCGGCACGACCGGGGCGTGACCGCCCTCGTGGGAGGCCGCGTCGTCGGCGTCGCCGGGTACCGGCTCGGCGACCGCGCGCTGACGGGCGGCGGCGCGCGGGACGTGCTGTCGGCCTACGGTCCGCTGCGCGGCCTGCCGCGCCTGGCGGTCCTGGCCCTGTTCGAGCGGACGCCCGCGGAGGGGGAACTCGTCATGGACGGCATCGCCGTGGACGCGGCCCACCGCGGGCGCGGCATCGGCGGGCTGCTGCTGGAGGAGATCGCCGCGGTGGCGGCCGACCACGGCTGCCGCCGGGTCCGGCTGGACGTCATCGACGTCAACCCCCGCGCCAGGGCGCTGTACGAGCGGTACGGCTTCACCGCCGTGCGCACCGAGCGCACCCCGTATCTGCGCGGTCCCCTGGGCTTCGGCGCGGTCACCACCATGCACCGCCCGGTCACCTCCGCGGACGCGTCCGGGAAGGGGCGTACGCGGTGA